The following is a genomic window from Heliomicrobium undosum.
AAAGACATAGCCCAGCGCCTCAATTCGACGCTTGCTCTTTAAGTACACCGGCCCCAGCATGACCGGGCTTTTTAGGAAGCGAAACTTCATTTCAATCGTGTTTTGGCGCTTGTATTCCGTCAAGATTTCGGCGGGGCTCATCGAATCGCGGACATCGTAAATCAGGATGAAGGTAGACTCTTTTCGGCAGGCCTGTTCCCATGCTTCAGGACGCAGTTCGCCGACGACGCACTGGGCATGAAAGGTCATTTCAATGTCTGGAAGGGCATCCTTTTTGGGACGCCCGC
Proteins encoded in this region:
- a CDS encoding IS1634 family transposase, giving the protein GRPKKDALPDIEMTFHAQCVVGELRPEAWEQACRKESTFILIYDVRDSMSPAEILTEYKRQNTIEMKFRFLKSPVMLGPVYLKSKRRIEALGYVFVLALMLASYLEFRVRREMKQREEFLLLPGKKKTQVPSITTILEYLNMITVVSINGQRLLPDNVDKEALKMIRWAGFTEALYTEGL